A region of the Yarrowia lipolytica chromosome 1C, complete sequence genome:
GATGCTTCTACTGGTAGTTCTATATGAATCAGTCAATTGAGAGAGACTTTACAATGTAATGGTTTTGAAATCATAATACGGATAATATATACACACAGGACTTGAggtacggtacttgtagtgccCGGAGGAGTAAGTAACCGAGTCCAATCTCATTGACAATAAACACACAAGTCGTCAGCACCAGTGACAGTTCCAATACAGTAGTTCCTTCTTAGTCGAGGATGTTGGAAAGCTGAACCATTGGGTATTGCCAGAACAGTACACAGTACATAGTATGCGGTACATTCCTGCGTGAGTCGTGTGGCATCACTTGTTTGGCGGTTTGGTTATAGTAATTCGTTGCTTAATCAGTCTTGACCTTTCTCAGCTCTCCCTGCAACCGCTGGAATACGTCAATGACAATGTAGCCAGaaatgaagaaaaaggGGGCGTAGACAGCGAGCAGGTTGTATCGAAGGGCATCGGTAAGACCGGCTCGAGCCCACACCTCCGCGAGACATGCCAGAGTCGTTAGGCTGGCATTGACACCGTACACCAGCATCCACAGGTATGTCGTGGGAGTGGCGGTCTTGGTTAGCAGCTTGTAGGCTCCATAAACAAAGAAGGGCAGCTGGAAGAGGATCTCGATCCAGATGAAGGACATGAACCACGCTGGTTTTTCGAGCACAATGAAATCCTTGTTGGATGCCACGTGGAAGTCTTCCATGAACTGTTGCCCGGGTAGTTTGTACGCCGCAGGAATGGCAAAGCCTCCATCGACCATCAGGGTGATGACAAAGTGGATGGCACTATGTTAGCAGGGAGCGGAGCGTAGATAGTCTGCGGTAGACCGTGTGTTCGCCGTGTTGTACTCACAAATACCACCCGTAAAAGGTGTCTCGCGTGGACATGTTATGTGGTGTATCGTGTTGAAAGATGAAAGTTGATGATGAACAACTTAGTTGTAGTAGATGCATGTGCAGTAGTTCTGTTAGAGGGCAATTTAGAGGGGCCTTGTGGTTTTGATTTACACGAAATTGAATAGAATGGGGACAAAAAATTGAAAGCTAGGACAACTCCTGAGACATAGTCCTTCTCTTTTTATACCAAAACCCATCTCGTACGCCCTATCTCAGTGTCTTTTGGTCGACACTTTACCGCATCTATAGACCGCACTCCTAGGTCATAAAATAGttaaatatatacaattAAAAGTGGACAACACGTCTATGGTGATGCTGGCTGTCCACCGATGAAGATTCTGTCGCGTGCTCACTTTTTTACCTCCTTTTCCAGCAtatccttggcctcgttgaTTTTCTTGGCCATGAACGGTGATCCGCCTCGATCGGGGTGATTCAGCATCATCACCTTTCGAtgcttgtccttgagcatgTTGAGCGTCACCGAGCCGTGTTCCCGGGCAAACCCCAGGATCAACAGCGCCTCCTTGCGACTCATATTATGCTGGAATCCGCCCAGATAATGCCTGCTGTTGAGCAGCGTCTCAGGAACCCCGCTGTATCGGGCTCGCGCACGTAATCCGGCCCGCAGCTGTAGTTAGTACACATGTCGTGGTTGTTTGTCCGTCTTTCACTCACCCCTAACGCCACCAACGTGACTCCCACTCCGATGACAATCGGTAGCACCATAGTGTAGTTGATCAGATACAACTGAGTTTGCCTGCACAATGAGAtgtagtgtacttgtaggtgatTAGTAATGGGCGGAGGCGAATCAGAAAAGTGACAAGAAATGGTGTTTGTAACTTGTTGGAATATATCCTGTAAAGAAATTTCTCGAAATAATGTCCAACTACTCATCTGCTTGTGCTCTATCCCCTATCCTGAGTGTGTAGATCGAGTGATCTGACAGAGTATAGTAAATTTCAGGAGCATGCTGTATCACtaaagtacaagtacaattacAGTAGTAGATATAATATCAATCTATCACCTAGTTACTACTTTGCGTTGAAGTACAACTCACCACTGGTCCTCGTCTTCTACACCATGCTACCCAACCTCTACTAGCTACACTGTGGTAGTACCGTACTCACCGTCTTGTAACTACAGTAGAGCTGCGTCCTCTCCCATCCTCCTGTCCTGCTTTTCAATCTATGCTCTATATACATTACTTGCTTCGgttcatcatcttcatggTGAGGTTTCTCAGAGCCTCTCTGCTCTCAGAGTAGGGAAGCAGGTCCAAGTTGGCGACAGCCTCGTCGCAGTACTTTTGGGCCAGCTCTCGGGTTCGCGACAGACCGTCTGCCTGCTGAACCAGGAATCGGGCCCGCTCCACGTCGCCGGGACCGTCAAACTTTCGCTTGATCATGTCTCCGAGCTCGGGGTACTTTTCCCAGGCAAACAGAACGGGCGCAGTGGCAAGACCAAGTTTGAGATCGGCTCCAGCGGGCTTACCAAGATGAGACTCGCCCTCGGAGTAGTCCAGCATATCATCGACAACCTGGAAACACAGGCCGAGGTTCTTTCCAAACTTGTAAGAGGCATCGACAATGGGGTTTCGAGCTCCAGAGAGCACTGCAGCGGCTCGGCAACTCTTGGACATGAGCGACGCGGTCTTCAGGTATGTCTTGTGGATGTAGTACTCAAAGGtggccttgttggcaaTCTCCGAGTTGTCCACAATTGTGTTTTTGAGCTGCATGAACTCGCCCTCCACCAAGTTGGCAATGGTGGtggacagcagctcaaTGACCTCGGCGTTTCTGAGCCGGGCAATGGCCACAGAGGCCCGTCCGAGCAGGAAATCACCGGCCAGAATTGCCATCTTGTTTCCAAAGGCCACGTTGCCTGTAGGAGAGCCTCGCCGGGTAGCGGAGTTGTCGATAACATCGTCATGGAGCAGTGAAGCGGTGTGGATCATCTCGACAATCTCGGCCAGACGTCGCTGCTTGGGTAGAATGCCGTTGCTCTCGTAAGGCAAGGGGTCGGAAGGTCGGCTGAGCGGGTTGAGCACAATGTCGGGATTGATGCCATGGAGAATCTCAATGGGTGAAAGAGGGTCGTTGATAGAGGGCTCGGGGTTCAATTCGCCCACGTTTTCGGTCACGTCCGAGGCGTCAAAGGTGCCTCGGTCTCGCTCCGACTCGGGGATCGCACTCAGCGCTCgg
Encoded here:
- a CDS encoding uncharacterized protein (Compare to YALI0C18711g, weakly similar to uniprot|Q12155 Saccharomyces cerevisiae YLR050C, similar to Saccharomyces cerevisiae YLR050C; ancestral locus Anc_8.60) translates to MHLLQLSCSSSTFIFQHDTPHNMSTRDTFYGWYFAIHFVITLMVDGGFAIPAAYKLPGQQFMEDFHVASNKDFIVLEKPAWFMSFIWIEILFQLPFFVYGAYKLLTKTATPTTYLWMLVYGVNASLTTLACLAEVWARAGLTDALRYNLLAVYAPFFFISGYIVIDVFQRLQGELRKVKTD
- a CDS encoding uncharacterized protein (Compare to YALI0C18733g, some similarities with uniprot|P42834 Saccharomyces cerevisiae YNL328c MDJ2 and some similarities with uniprot|Q07914 Saccharomyces cerevisiae YLR008C PAM18 Constituent of the mitochondrial import motor associated with the presequence translocase) — its product is MVLPIVIGVGVTLVALGLRAGLRARARYSGVPETLLNSRHYLGGFQHNMSRKEALLILGFAREHGSVTLNMLKDKHRKVMMLNHPDRGGSPFMAKKINEAKDMLEKEVKK
- a CDS encoding uncharacterized protein (Compare to YALI0C18755g, similar to uniprot|P18900 Saccharomyces cerevisiae YBR003w COQ1 hexaprenyl pyrophosphate synthetase precursor, similar to Saccharomyces cerevisiae COQ1 (YBR003W); ancestral locus Anc_3.202) — encoded protein: MLRVGRIGTKTLASSSLRFVAGARPKSTLTEAVLETTGLLKTTPQNPEWSGAVKQASRLVETDTPIRDPFSIVSQEMSTLANNIGSLIGSGHPTLNKVATYYFQSEGKHVRPLIVLLLSRALSAIPESERDRGTFDASDVTENVGELNPEPSINDPLSPIEILHGINPDIVLNPLSRPSDPLPYESNGILPKQRRLAEIVEMIHTASLLHDDVIDNSATRRGSPTGNVAFGNKMAILAGDFLLGRASVAIARLRNAEVIELLSTTIANLVEGEFMQLKNTIVDNSEIANKATFEYYIHKTYLKTASLMSKSCRAAAVLSGARNPIVDASYKFGKNLGLCFQVVDDMLDYSEGESHLGKPAGADLKLGLATAPVLFAWEKYPELGDMIKRKFDGPGDVERARFLVQQADGLSRTRELAQKYCDEAVANLDLLPYSESREALRNLTMKMMNRSK